A single region of the Streptomyces sp. NBC_01262 genome encodes:
- a CDS encoding helix-turn-helix domain-containing protein: MTAAQHPTVRKQYLGAQLKQLREKAQIKREVVAERLGCWDTKISRIEKGLTAPRKVDLEIMLDLYGVEDEEVRGALFALTRNSRKKDWWHQHDEILSPSEMDRISLEADAAKIFTFQTVLIPGLFQTKEYALALNEGVGVDLAATERFVSVRMERQRILEGPDAPQLVAVLDEAAIRRTIGGPPVMAAQLRHLVALSNPPKLSIQVVPFDAGAHPGIDGPFFIYSYAPPVSLDVVLLEQRDSRLYLEGEEQVQTYRMSFDHLRTMALSSRQSKDLILRLAHDLESR, translated from the coding sequence GTGACGGCAGCTCAGCATCCGACCGTGCGAAAGCAGTACCTCGGGGCGCAGTTGAAGCAGCTCCGGGAGAAGGCGCAGATAAAGCGTGAGGTTGTCGCGGAGCGACTGGGGTGCTGGGACACGAAGATCAGCCGGATCGAGAAGGGGCTGACTGCGCCCCGCAAGGTCGACCTGGAGATCATGCTGGACCTGTACGGGGTCGAGGATGAGGAGGTACGCGGTGCCCTGTTTGCCCTCACGCGCAACAGCCGCAAGAAGGACTGGTGGCATCAGCACGACGAGATCCTCAGCCCGTCCGAAATGGATCGGATCAGCCTCGAAGCGGACGCCGCAAAGATCTTCACCTTCCAGACCGTGCTCATCCCCGGCCTGTTCCAGACCAAGGAGTACGCGCTCGCTCTCAACGAGGGTGTGGGCGTCGACCTGGCGGCCACCGAGCGATTCGTTTCGGTCCGGATGGAGCGTCAACGGATCCTGGAGGGTCCGGACGCTCCCCAGCTGGTGGCGGTCCTCGACGAAGCCGCGATTCGTCGCACGATCGGTGGCCCGCCGGTAATGGCGGCCCAGCTCCGGCACCTCGTTGCTCTGAGCAACCCGCCGAAGCTCTCGATCCAGGTCGTCCCCTTCGACGCGGGGGCACATCCAGGCATCGACGGCCCGTTCTTCATCTACTCGTATGCACCGCCGGTCAGCCTGGATGTGGTCCTACTGGAACAGCGCGACAGCCGACTGTATTTGGAGGGTGAGGAGCAGGTGCAGACGTACCGGATGTCCTTTGACCACCTGCGTACGATGGCCCTATCGTCGCGCCAGTCGAAGGATCTGATCTTGCGGCTGGCGCACGATCTGGAAAGTCGGTAA
- a CDS encoding EamA family transporter, whose product MTPLIACAVLVAAVTHAGWNAIAHGIKDQLVAFTLVETGGMLCGLLLACFAPLPAAQAWPYLIGSVAIHIAYMCLLMQSFRLGDFGQVYPIARGIAPLVVTVLAAVFVGEVPGPWQTAGVVVASAGLGGVALWGMRGSQGQGLAVRAAVGTGLTIAAYTVVDGVGVRASGTSLGYTAWLLLIMGVLLPAGAFAVRGGQLAAQLRPVAVRGLLGGVLSVFAYGLVLWAQTRAELAPVAALRETSIIAGAVIGAVLFKERFGAPRVVAAALVVAGIGLMLHGG is encoded by the coding sequence GTGACGCCGCTCATAGCCTGCGCCGTGCTCGTCGCGGCGGTCACTCACGCCGGGTGGAACGCCATCGCGCACGGCATCAAGGACCAGCTCGTCGCCTTCACGCTCGTCGAGACCGGCGGCATGCTCTGCGGGCTGCTGCTGGCCTGCTTCGCGCCGCTGCCGGCGGCGCAGGCGTGGCCGTATCTGATCGGCTCGGTGGCGATCCACATCGCCTACATGTGCCTGCTGATGCAGTCCTTCCGGCTGGGCGACTTCGGCCAGGTCTACCCGATCGCGCGCGGCATCGCGCCCCTGGTGGTGACCGTCCTGGCCGCCGTCTTCGTCGGCGAGGTGCCGGGGCCGTGGCAGACGGCCGGGGTGGTCGTCGCCTCGGCGGGGCTGGGCGGCGTCGCGCTGTGGGGGATGCGCGGCAGCCAGGGGCAGGGGCTCGCCGTCCGGGCCGCGGTGGGCACGGGGCTGACGATCGCGGCGTACACGGTGGTGGACGGGGTGGGCGTACGGGCGTCGGGGACGTCGCTCGGGTACACGGCCTGGCTGCTGCTGATCATGGGCGTACTGCTCCCGGCGGGCGCATTCGCGGTGCGGGGAGGCCAACTGGCGGCGCAACTACGGCCGGTGGCGGTACGGGGGCTGCTGGGCGGTGTGCTGTCGGTGTTCGCGTACGGGCTGGTGCTGTGGGCGCAGACGCGGGCGGAGCTGGCACCGGTAGCGGCGCTGCGGGAGACCTCGATCATCGCGGGGGCGGTGATCGGGGCGGTGCTGTTCAAGGAGCGGTTCGGCGCGCCGCGGGTCGTCGCGGCGGCGCTGGTCGTGGCGGGGATCGGGCTGATGCTGCACGGGGGGTGA
- a CDS encoding ABC transporter ATP-binding protein, with product MIRKDRFLLAGTIALQAISVGCDTVAIEVFSVITDKVLTAGNPAAFWEPAAIWLAVALIGAATTYLAGQLSSVVAEGFSLRCRDEVFAHAQRLPPHFYDDHTHGDLLTRLTSDVDQAEHLVASGPVQLFNTAFSLVFFAGAALMLRWELALLTFAAAPVFWLAARRLSSRIRAVARTERDTNGALVGTLDENLANMALVQAYNRQDSEWRKVHHEGAAWMRTCLDRSRLANLYGPLANVIESVAVLAVVGAGAVEIAAGRLSVGGLLAFAAYLGYLYPQVQSLGGLAVSLSSATASGERVFEVLQAKPSVADPVLERTAAPGPRTTGVVVFENVTFTYPGTGRLVLDRLNFTAFPGQLVRIAGPSGAGKSTLAKLLLRFYDPRAGRILLDGENIRLIPLHDLRDRIALVSQEPMVFDGTIRENIAYGRPTAAEDEIRHAAFTADVDGPGGFVRNLPDGYDTRIGPGGRLLSGGQRQRLSLARALLRDTPVLVLDEPTTGLDSESARRIMEPLRRLMASRTTFLITHDPWLAGQADTVLDITAQHTAQEDVVPLLTGSSGGFPTMGR from the coding sequence ATGATTCGGAAAGACCGTTTTCTGCTCGCCGGAACAATCGCCCTCCAGGCGATTTCCGTCGGCTGCGACACCGTCGCGATCGAGGTTTTCTCCGTCATCACCGACAAAGTCCTCACCGCCGGAAATCCGGCCGCTTTCTGGGAACCTGCCGCAATTTGGCTCGCGGTCGCGCTCATCGGCGCGGCCACCACATATCTGGCCGGGCAGCTCTCCAGCGTGGTCGCCGAGGGCTTCTCGCTGCGCTGCCGCGACGAGGTGTTCGCGCACGCCCAGCGGCTGCCCCCGCACTTCTACGACGACCACACGCACGGCGACCTGCTGACCCGGCTGACCAGCGACGTCGACCAGGCCGAACACCTCGTGGCCTCCGGGCCCGTGCAGCTGTTCAACACCGCCTTCAGTCTGGTCTTCTTCGCCGGCGCCGCCCTCATGCTGCGCTGGGAGCTGGCCCTGCTCACCTTCGCCGCCGCCCCGGTCTTCTGGCTGGCCGCCCGCCGCCTGTCCTCCCGCATCCGGGCCGTCGCCCGCACCGAACGCGACACCAACGGCGCCCTGGTCGGCACCCTGGACGAGAACCTTGCCAACATGGCCCTGGTCCAGGCGTACAACCGCCAGGACAGCGAGTGGCGCAAGGTGCACCACGAGGGCGCCGCCTGGATGCGCACCTGCCTGGACCGGTCCCGGCTCGCCAACCTGTACGGGCCGCTGGCCAACGTCATCGAGTCCGTCGCCGTGCTCGCGGTGGTCGGCGCCGGGGCCGTGGAGATCGCCGCCGGCCGGCTGAGCGTCGGCGGGCTGCTCGCCTTCGCCGCGTACCTCGGCTACCTCTACCCCCAGGTGCAGTCCCTCGGCGGCCTGGCGGTGAGCCTGTCCTCGGCGACGGCATCGGGCGAGCGGGTCTTCGAGGTCCTCCAGGCCAAGCCCTCGGTCGCGGACCCGGTGCTGGAGCGGACGGCGGCGCCCGGCCCCCGTACCACCGGCGTCGTGGTCTTCGAGAACGTCACCTTCACCTACCCCGGCACCGGCCGCCTGGTACTGGACCGCCTGAACTTCACCGCCTTCCCCGGCCAGCTGGTGCGCATCGCCGGACCCAGCGGCGCGGGGAAGTCCACCCTCGCCAAGCTGCTGCTCCGCTTCTACGACCCGCGCGCCGGCCGGATCCTGCTCGACGGCGAGAACATCAGGCTCATCCCCCTGCACGACCTGCGGGACCGGATCGCCCTGGTCTCCCAGGAGCCGATGGTCTTCGACGGCACCATCCGCGAGAACATCGCCTACGGCCGCCCCACCGCCGCCGAGGACGAGATCCGCCACGCCGCGTTCACCGCCGACGTGGACGGCCCCGGCGGCTTCGTACGCAACCTGCCCGACGGCTACGACACGCGCATCGGCCCCGGCGGCCGCCTGCTCTCCGGCGGCCAGCGCCAGCGGCTCTCCCTGGCCCGCGCGCTGCTCCGCGACACGCCGGTACTCGTCCTGGACGAGCCCACCACCGGGCTGGACAGCGAGTCCGCACGCCGGATCATGGAGCCGCTGCGGCGCCTGATGGCAAGCCGTACGACCTTCCTGATCACCCACGATCCATGGCTGGCCGGGCAGGCCGACACCGTACTCGACATCACCGCTCAGCACACCGCGCAAGAAGACGTAGTCCCACTCCTTACCGGATCCTCAGGCGGCTTCCCTACGATGGGCCGGTGA
- a CDS encoding MBL fold metallo-hydrolase: MRLTKYGHACVRLEDGDRVLVIDPGTYSEPESLSGATAVLITHEHADHIDIDKLQAARAGNPALAVHTHPALAATLGDGVIPVAPGDTFTAAGFSVRAVGGAHAEIIDGLPGCPNIGFIADGLYHPGDSLFVPTEPVDTLLVPASGPWLKLAEAIEFTRAVKPARAFPIHDAMFSDLGLDNFDRWLDMKGGTDYARIPLGESVEF; this comes from the coding sequence ATGCGTCTGACGAAGTACGGCCATGCCTGCGTCCGCCTCGAAGACGGAGACCGGGTGCTCGTCATCGACCCGGGCACCTACTCCGAACCGGAATCGCTCTCCGGCGCCACCGCCGTCCTCATCACCCACGAGCACGCCGACCACATCGACATCGACAAGCTCCAAGCGGCCCGCGCCGGCAACCCCGCCCTCGCCGTCCACACCCACCCCGCCCTCGCCGCCACCCTCGGCGATGGCGTCATCCCCGTCGCCCCCGGCGACACCTTCACCGCCGCCGGCTTCTCCGTCCGCGCCGTCGGCGGCGCCCACGCCGAGATCATCGACGGCCTCCCCGGCTGCCCCAACATCGGCTTCATCGCCGACGGCCTCTACCACCCCGGCGACTCCCTCTTCGTCCCCACCGAACCCGTCGACACCCTCCTCGTCCCCGCCTCCGGCCCCTGGCTCAAGCTCGCCGAGGCCATCGAGTTCACCCGTGCCGTCAAACCCGCCCGCGCCTTCCCCATCCACGACGCCATGTTCAGCGACCTCGGCCTCGACAACTTCGACCGCTGGCTCGACATGAAGGGCGGCACCGACTACGCCCGCATCCCCCTGGGCGAGTCCGTCGAGTTCTAG
- a CDS encoding penicillin-binding transpeptidase domain-containing protein, producing the protein MRRGVKTGIVGGVFAAMVGAAGYGAYNLYDGLTGSGTAAAKPIATGPPTATEVRDTAKEFLKDWATGQLTKAAQLTNDAVVATTALNDYETKTAVSAVKLTPGTPVGRKVPFEVTATLSYQGKKSTWTYDSALTVTRGLTTGRALVDWKASVVHPELTQGENLETGQGETPTVDILDRDGKSMDVADFPSLTDVFTQLQTRYGAKLGGKPGIETWINPNDGTGEAGKTLHFLTKGKGAKLRTTLDSGIQAAAEKAVKKRAKSSAVALQASTGKILAIANNPSTGFNTALQGQLAPGSTMKIITASTLLEKGLASPSEPLACPATVNYNQGQIFHNSEHTSNLQATFAGDFASSCNTAFISLTGRISDSALTTEARDVFGIGPEWNTGVSTFDGSVPGGSGDEKAAEMIGQGKIEMNPLNMASIAATARTGYFHQPVIVDPDLIDGSIAKSSRALNSTAAQQLRTMMHLTATSGTAAPAMRGVSGTYVGAKTGSAEVGGQEKPNGWLTAYRDDVAAAGVVQEGGHGVDSAGPIVAAILKAS; encoded by the coding sequence ATGCGCCGAGGAGTGAAGACGGGGATCGTGGGCGGAGTGTTCGCCGCGATGGTGGGGGCTGCGGGATACGGGGCGTACAACCTCTACGACGGTCTGACGGGGAGCGGCACAGCCGCCGCGAAGCCCATAGCGACCGGGCCGCCGACGGCGACGGAGGTACGGGACACCGCGAAGGAGTTCCTGAAGGACTGGGCCACGGGGCAGCTGACGAAGGCGGCGCAGCTGACGAACGACGCGGTGGTGGCCACGACCGCGCTGAACGACTACGAGACCAAGACCGCCGTGTCGGCGGTGAAGCTGACGCCGGGCACGCCGGTGGGCCGCAAGGTGCCGTTCGAGGTGACGGCGACGCTGTCGTACCAGGGCAAGAAGTCCACCTGGACGTACGACTCGGCGCTGACGGTGACCCGGGGGCTGACGACCGGGCGGGCGCTCGTGGACTGGAAGGCGTCGGTGGTCCACCCGGAGCTGACGCAGGGCGAGAACCTGGAGACGGGGCAGGGCGAGACCCCGACCGTGGACATCCTCGACCGCGACGGCAAAAGCATGGACGTGGCCGACTTCCCGTCCCTGACCGATGTGTTCACGCAGTTGCAGACCCGCTACGGGGCAAAGCTCGGCGGCAAACCGGGCATCGAGACCTGGATCAACCCCAACGACGGCACCGGCGAGGCCGGCAAGACCCTGCACTTCCTGACCAAGGGCAAGGGCGCCAAGCTCCGCACCACTCTGGACTCGGGCATCCAGGCGGCGGCGGAGAAGGCGGTCAAGAAGCGCGCCAAGTCCTCGGCGGTGGCGCTGCAGGCCAGTACGGGCAAGATCCTGGCCATCGCCAACAACCCGTCGACCGGCTTCAACACGGCCCTGCAGGGACAGCTCGCGCCGGGCTCGACGATGAAGATCATCACGGCCTCGACGCTGCTGGAGAAGGGCCTCGCCAGTCCCAGTGAGCCGCTCGCGTGCCCGGCGACGGTCAATTACAACCAGGGCCAGATCTTCCACAACTCGGAGCACACCTCCAACCTGCAGGCGACCTTCGCCGGTGACTTCGCCTCGTCCTGCAACACCGCCTTCATCTCCCTCACCGGCCGGATCAGCGACTCCGCCCTCACCACCGAGGCCCGCGACGTCTTCGGCATCGGCCCCGAGTGGAACACCGGCGTCTCGACCTTCGACGGCAGCGTCCCGGGCGGCAGCGGGGACGAGAAGGCCGCGGAGATGATCGGGCAGGGCAAGATCGAGATGAACCCGCTCAACATGGCGTCCATCGCCGCGACCGCCCGGACCGGCTACTTCCACCAGCCGGTGATCGTCGACCCCGATCTGATCGACGGCTCGATCGCGAAGTCCTCGCGCGCCCTGAACTCCACGGCCGCGCAGCAGTTGCGCACGATGATGCACCTCACCGCCACCAGCGGCACGGCGGCTCCCGCGATGCGCGGCGTCTCCGGGACGTACGTCGGCGCCAAGACCGGCTCGGCGGAGGTCGGCGGCCAGGAAAAGCCCAACGGCTGGCTCACCGCCTACCGCGACGACGTGGCGGCGGCGGGCGTCGTCCAGGAGGGCGGGCACGGCGTGGACTCGGCGGGGCCGATCGTGGCGGCGATCCTCAAGGCCTCGTAG
- a CDS encoding ATP-grasp domain-containing protein produces the protein MATTEVMRMLRNNPEAAPVRTYASNVDASAAALMAADVGAVEPRHVSNDAYAEFALDFARRHSIDVLIPPRRLDALAPHAEDFAAIGTKLMCSPPASIATLTSKNRAYEAAREAGIPVPEWRVVRDAAGLRAAVGEITANGDTACIKPAGEYSAFGFRILDDSPLSIKDLLAPPRPVASVGAVADALTRAEDEGEHVPKLIVMPYLSGPEVSVDCLSTPGGTLLTGIARAKQGRYRIVLDDPTYVDIARDVVGHFGLSYLSNVQLRHWNGRPVLLEANPRPSAGIFQTAYTGVNLPWAAVRLLLSGSTGALAEPWLGGRVAVTESAFEVVERAPLSVVADIEESVA, from the coding sequence GTGGCCACCACCGAGGTAATGCGGATGCTGCGCAACAACCCGGAAGCAGCACCCGTACGCACGTACGCTTCCAACGTGGACGCCTCGGCGGCCGCGCTCATGGCCGCCGACGTCGGTGCGGTCGAGCCGCGCCACGTCAGCAACGACGCCTACGCCGAGTTCGCCCTCGACTTCGCCCGCCGGCATTCCATCGACGTCCTGATCCCGCCCCGGCGCCTGGACGCCCTCGCCCCCCACGCCGAGGACTTCGCCGCCATCGGCACCAAGCTGATGTGCTCCCCGCCCGCTTCGATAGCCACGCTGACCAGCAAGAACCGTGCGTACGAAGCCGCCCGCGAGGCCGGCATCCCGGTTCCCGAGTGGCGGGTCGTCCGCGACGCGGCCGGGCTGCGCGCTGCCGTCGGCGAGATCACCGCCAATGGCGACACCGCCTGCATCAAGCCCGCCGGGGAGTACTCCGCGTTCGGGTTCCGCATCCTCGACGACAGTCCGCTGAGCATCAAGGACCTGCTGGCCCCGCCCCGCCCGGTCGCCTCCGTCGGGGCCGTCGCGGACGCGCTGACCCGCGCGGAGGACGAGGGCGAGCACGTCCCCAAGCTGATCGTCATGCCGTACCTCTCCGGTCCCGAGGTCAGCGTCGACTGCCTCTCCACCCCCGGCGGCACCCTCCTCACCGGCATCGCCCGCGCCAAGCAGGGCCGTTACCGCATCGTCCTGGACGACCCGACCTACGTGGACATCGCCCGCGACGTCGTCGGCCACTTCGGGCTGTCCTACCTCTCCAACGTCCAGCTCCGGCACTGGAACGGCAGACCGGTGCTCCTGGAAGCCAACCCCAGGCCCTCCGCCGGGATATTCCAGACCGCCTACACCGGCGTCAACCTCCCCTGGGCGGCGGTGCGTCTGCTGCTCTCCGGCTCCACCGGGGCCCTGGCCGAGCCCTGGCTCGGCGGCCGGGTCGCGGTCACCGAGAGCGCGTTCGAGGTCGTGGAACGCGCTCCGCTGTCGGTGGTCGCGGACATCGAGGAAAGCGTGGCGTAG
- a CDS encoding VOC family protein: MPVSLHHIVIDAHDLPALARFWAEVLGWRILSEREREVVIGPEETAPVGICFMPVTDRKAVKNRLHFDLMSAAEDREAEIERILALGARRAEVGQSGGESWTVLANPEGNEFCVVRPKDTLIG; this comes from the coding sequence ATGCCTGTCTCGCTGCATCACATCGTCATCGACGCCCACGACCTGCCCGCCCTCGCCCGGTTCTGGGCCGAGGTGCTGGGCTGGCGGATCCTGTCCGAGCGGGAGCGGGAGGTCGTGATCGGGCCGGAGGAGACCGCGCCGGTGGGTATCTGCTTCATGCCGGTGACGGACCGTAAGGCCGTCAAGAACCGCCTGCATTTCGATCTGATGTCCGCGGCGGAGGACCGGGAGGCCGAGATCGAGCGCATCCTCGCGCTCGGAGCCCGGAGGGCGGAGGTCGGGCAGAGCGGCGGCGAGTCGTGGACCGTGCTGGCCAATCCGGAGGGGAATGAGTTCTGCGTGGTCCGCCCGAAGGACACCCTGATCGGGTAG
- a CDS encoding GNAT family N-acetyltransferase, producing MRLRREQPADHDSVRDVHLHAFGEHDHGLVVARLVDDLRAEATLSLVAEAPDSGRVVGSVMFTPALLDAPLRLLDVQVLSPLAVAPAHQRQGIGQALVREGLRLLTELHVPLVFLEGDPAYYSRLGFTPGGAHAFRKPSLRIPDAAFQVATLPAYEPWMTGTLVYSPTFWHHDCVGLR from the coding sequence ATGCGCCTACGCCGCGAGCAGCCCGCCGACCACGACTCCGTACGCGACGTCCACCTGCACGCCTTCGGCGAACACGACCACGGCCTTGTGGTCGCCCGCCTCGTCGACGACCTCCGAGCCGAGGCCACCCTCTCCCTCGTCGCCGAGGCCCCCGACTCCGGCCGCGTCGTCGGCAGCGTGATGTTCACCCCCGCCCTCCTCGACGCCCCGCTCCGTCTCCTGGACGTCCAGGTCCTCAGCCCGCTAGCCGTCGCCCCCGCACACCAGCGCCAGGGCATCGGCCAGGCCCTGGTCCGCGAGGGCCTCCGGCTCCTGACCGAGCTCCACGTCCCCCTGGTCTTCCTGGAGGGCGACCCCGCCTACTACTCCCGCCTCGGCTTCACCCCCGGCGGCGCCCACGCCTTCCGCAAGCCCTCGCTGCGCATCCCCGACGCCGCCTTCCAGGTCGCCACGCTGCCCGCCTACGAACCCTGGATGACCGGCACCCTCGTCTACTCCCCGACCTTCTGGCACCACGACTGCGTAGGCCTGCGATGA
- a CDS encoding dolichyl-phosphate-mannose--protein mannosyltransferase, whose protein sequence is MTSDTADTATQADWAEQTHAEAPPEPPPSPWQRRLRRFGHAARPRADVRERLIQPYPEPGTRLWVSLGLSPDLAGRLARWSGWGGPLLVALFAGLIRFWNLGSPHAVIFDETYYAKDAWSLLQYGYEGSWTDKANDAILAAHQTIPLSPTASYVVHPPVGKWVIAVGEWMFGMNPFGWRFSMAVLGTLSVLMLCRIGRRLFRSTVLGCLAGGLMAVDGLHYVMSRAALLDLVVMFFVLAAFGCLLVDRDKARARLAAALPDDSDRPNALTGAKTSLGLRPWRIAAGVSLGLAAGTKWNGLYVLLAFFVLTLLWDVSARRLAGARQPWLSVFIKDTGWALLSLIPVAITTYLLSWTGWFFTKGGYDRNWAHGRAGLSPDHFTLPFIGLQLHLPQVSMTWVPEVFRSLWHYESQVYAFHVGLVSPHTYQSNPWSWLILGRPVSYFYESPKYGQDGCTAVAGCAREVLGIGTPLLWWSACFALLYVLYRWAFRRDWRAGAILCGVAAGYLPWFMYQQRTIFLFYAVVFLPFLCLALAMMLGAILGPPGATERRRMWGAVGAGTLVLLIVWNFIYFFPLYTGMTIPYTSWQSRMWLDSWI, encoded by the coding sequence GTGACGAGTGACACCGCTGACACCGCGACGCAGGCGGACTGGGCCGAGCAGACCCACGCCGAAGCCCCGCCGGAGCCCCCGCCGAGCCCCTGGCAACGGCGCCTGCGCCGCTTCGGCCATGCCGCCCGCCCCCGCGCCGACGTGCGCGAACGCCTGATCCAGCCGTACCCGGAACCGGGCACCCGGCTGTGGGTGTCGCTCGGGCTGAGCCCGGACCTGGCCGGCCGGCTGGCCCGCTGGTCGGGCTGGGGCGGCCCGCTGCTCGTCGCGCTGTTCGCGGGCCTGATCCGCTTCTGGAACCTCGGCAGCCCGCACGCGGTGATATTCGACGAGACGTACTACGCCAAGGACGCCTGGTCGCTCCTGCAGTACGGCTACGAGGGCTCCTGGACCGACAAGGCCAACGACGCGATCCTCGCCGCCCACCAGACCATCCCGCTCTCCCCGACGGCCTCGTACGTCGTCCACCCGCCGGTCGGCAAGTGGGTCATCGCCGTCGGCGAGTGGATGTTCGGCATGAACCCCTTCGGCTGGCGGTTCAGCATGGCCGTACTCGGCACGCTGTCCGTCCTGATGCTCTGCCGCATCGGCCGCCGCCTCTTCCGCTCCACCGTCCTCGGCTGCCTCGCCGGCGGCCTGATGGCGGTCGACGGCCTGCACTACGTCATGAGCCGCGCGGCCCTGCTCGACCTCGTCGTCATGTTCTTCGTCCTCGCCGCCTTCGGCTGCCTGCTCGTAGACCGCGACAAGGCCCGCGCCAGGCTGGCGGCGGCGCTACCGGACGACTCGGACCGCCCCAACGCCCTCACCGGCGCCAAGACCTCCCTGGGCCTGCGCCCCTGGCGCATCGCCGCCGGCGTCAGCCTCGGCCTCGCCGCCGGCACCAAGTGGAACGGCCTCTACGTCCTCCTGGCCTTCTTCGTCCTGACCCTCCTCTGGGACGTCTCCGCCCGCCGCCTCGCCGGCGCCCGCCAGCCCTGGCTGTCCGTCTTCATCAAGGACACCGGCTGGGCCCTCCTCTCCCTCATCCCCGTGGCCATCACCACGTACCTGCTGAGCTGGACCGGCTGGTTCTTCACCAAGGGCGGCTACGACCGCAACTGGGCCCACGGCCGCGCCGGCCTCTCCCCCGACCACTTCACCCTCCCCTTCATCGGCCTCCAGCTCCACCTCCCCCAGGTCTCCATGACCTGGGTCCCCGAGGTCTTCCGCAGCCTGTGGCACTACGAGTCACAGGTCTACGCCTTCCACGTCGGCCTCGTCTCCCCGCACACCTACCAGTCCAACCCCTGGTCCTGGCTCATCCTCGGCCGCCCCGTCTCCTACTTCTACGAGTCCCCCAAATACGGCCAGGACGGCTGCACCGCCGTCGCCGGCTGCGCCCGCGAAGTCCTCGGCATCGGCACCCCCCTCCTCTGGTGGTCCGCCTGCTTCGCCCTCCTCTACGTCCTCTACCGCTGGGCCTTCCGCCGCGACTGGCGCGCCGGCGCCATCCTCTGCGGCGTCGCCGCCGGCTACCTCCCCTGGTTCATGTACCAGCAGCGCACGATCTTCCTCTTCTACGCGGTCGTCTTCCTCCCCTTCCTCTGCCTCGCCCTCGCCATGATGCTCGGCGCCATCCTCGGCCCCCCCGGCGCCACCGAACGCCGCCGCATGTGGGGCGCCGTCGGCGCGGGCACCCTGGTGCTGCTGATCGTGTGGAACTTCATCTACTTCTTCCCGCTCTACACGGGCATGACGATCCCGTACACGTCCTGGCAGTCCCGGATGTGGCTGGACAGCTGGATCTAG
- a CDS encoding DinB family protein has translation MTSGPGPGWQTLTLALFRRIRADLAESLTPEVTWLAWHIARGQDRNLSELSAHPHPHPQLWLRDGWSARFHRPPDPADTGYGHTPAQVAAFRAPSLDLLLAYQAATHQLAEHYLLSAPDDDLPRPVTSPTLGNTHTVEERLAALIREGFAHTGQMALVK, from the coding sequence ATGACCTCCGGCCCAGGCCCCGGCTGGCAGACCCTCACCCTGGCCCTCTTCCGCCGCATCCGCGCCGACCTCGCCGAATCCCTCACCCCCGAAGTGACCTGGCTCGCCTGGCACATCGCCCGAGGCCAGGACCGCAACCTCTCCGAACTGTCCGCCCACCCCCACCCCCACCCCCAACTCTGGCTCCGTGACGGCTGGTCCGCCCGCTTCCACCGGCCCCCCGACCCCGCCGACACCGGCTACGGCCACACCCCCGCCCAAGTCGCCGCCTTCCGCGCCCCCTCCCTCGACCTCCTCCTCGCCTACCAGGCCGCCACCCACCAACTGGCCGAGCACTACCTCCTGTCGGCCCCCGACGACGACCTCCCCCGCCCCGTCACCAGCCCCACCCTCGGCAACACCCACACCGTCGAGGAACGCCTCGCCGCCCTCATCCGCGAAGGCTTCGCCCACACCGGCCAGATGGCCCTCGTAAAGTGA
- a CDS encoding ATP-binding protein, whose protein sequence is MPGAQPPSPPPLDDLTYTPVPGSVRLARRRTIRLLTEQGWDEEAVYDAALIVSELASNVLRHLPGEPFRLMLGLCGDEGAVRIEVTDSGWECLPRIIRAQSGERYGGRGLQLVETVSMEWGVTVNKSTFTKAVWAVVAAKQLAG, encoded by the coding sequence ATGCCCGGAGCCCAGCCGCCGTCGCCGCCACCGCTCGACGACCTCACCTACACCCCCGTCCCCGGCAGCGTCCGGCTGGCCCGGCGCAGAACCATCCGGCTCCTCACCGAGCAAGGCTGGGACGAAGAGGCCGTCTACGACGCCGCGTTGATCGTGTCCGAGCTGGCTTCGAACGTGCTGCGGCACTTGCCGGGGGAACCGTTCCGGCTGATGCTCGGGCTGTGCGGCGACGAAGGCGCGGTACGGATCGAGGTCACGGACAGCGGCTGGGAGTGCCTGCCGCGCATCATCCGAGCCCAGAGCGGAGAGCGTTACGGCGGCCGAGGACTGCAACTGGTTGAGACGGTATCGATGGAGTGGGGCGTCACCGTGAACAAGTCCACCTTTACGAAAGCGGTCTGGGCTGTCGTGGCTGCGAAGCAGCTAGCTGGCTGA
- a CDS encoding DUF397 domain-containing protein — MVRHDLGEAAWAKSSYSGSGGSDCVEWQRLTDGTVAVRDSKTPALGAYVFTPTAWAAFVDAARTGTFSR, encoded by the coding sequence ATGGTGAGGCACGATCTGGGCGAGGCCGCATGGGCCAAGTCGAGTTACTCCGGCTCGGGCGGGAGCGACTGCGTCGAGTGGCAGCGCCTCACCGACGGCACGGTTGCCGTCCGCGATTCCAAGACGCCCGCGCTGGGCGCATACGTCTTCACGCCCACCGCATGGGCGGCGTTCGTGGACGCCGCGAGGACGGGCACGTTCAGCCGCTGA